From a region of the Castanea sativa cultivar Marrone di Chiusa Pesio chromosome 10, ASM4071231v1 genome:
- the LOC142612940 gene encoding pentatricopeptide repeat-containing protein At3g63370, chloroplastic, with protein sequence MRLRYCRLPCTYSSIMIASIPNCHFTTSSTLLNHHILKKTHLDPPHKIYQFSQKPIKTPSLKEVGKQARLKEAYQILTRLFPDQNPLQFCPEEAYSSALELCANKKALSLGKQVHAHMMKSCAVCDSVFLSTRLVFVYGKCGSLLSAEKVFDKMPHRTIFTWNAMIGAYISNGEPLGALSLYREMRVLGVPLDSCTFPCLLKACGALNNLHCGAEIHGLAIKCGYDSIIFIVNSIVAMYAKCSNLDGARQLFDGMTEKEDIVSWNSIISAFAANGQSVEALGHFRDMQKLGLALNTYTFVAALQACEDSFFVKLGMEIHAAVLKASHDVDVYVANALIAMYARCGKMDEAARIFYKMDDQDSISWNTLLSGFVQNGLYEESLKFFYEMQDAGRKPDQVSVLNVILASGRLGNLLNGMELHAYAIRSGFDSDLQVGNTLIDMYAKCSNINYMGRAFDRMADKDFISWTTIIAGYAQSKAYSRALELFLKVQIEGMDVDEMMIASILLACGGSNNISYVKEIHGYILRRGLSDLALQNSIVDVYGECKNIDYAKRMFESIEYKDVVSWTSMMTCYLHNGLPNEALELVYFMKETSVEPDSIALMSLLSAAASLSALKKGKEIHGFLIRKGFIIEESLANSLVDMYARCGVLENSYKLFNCIRHKSLTLWTSMINANGMHGRGKAAVDLFNRMKVENIVPDHITFLALLYACSHSGFIDEGRRFLEVMQCEYHLEPWPEHYACLVDLLGRANRLEEAYQFVKTMQIQPTSEVWCALLGACRVHSNKELGQIAAQKLLELGPENPGNYVLVSNVFAASGRWKDVEEVRMRMKGSGLKKNPGCSWVEVDNKVHTFVARDKSHPQSDEIYHKLAQITETLESKGGYVAQTKYVLHNVEEEQKIQMLYGHSERLAIAYGLLGTPNGTPIRVTKNLRVCGDCHTFCKLVSKVFERGLVVRDANRFHHFGNGVCSCGDYW encoded by the coding sequence ATGCGCCTAAGATATTGTCGCCTCCCATGCACGTACTCCTCCATTATGATTGCTTCAATCCCAAACTGTCACTTCACTACCTCTTCTACCTTACTAAACCACCATATATTGAAGAAAACCCATCTAGACCCACCTCATAAAATATACCAATTCTCTCAGAAACCTATCAAAACCCCATCTCTTAAAGAGGTTGGCAAGCAAGCAAGACTTAAAGAAGCTTATCAAATACTAACCCGATTGTTCCCTGACCAAAACCCACTTCAGTTTTGTCCAGAAGAGGCTTATTCTTCAGCTCTTGAGCTCTGTGCAAACAAGAAAGCTCTATCACTAGGAAAACAGGTTCATGCCCATATGATGAAATCTTGTGCTGTGTGTGATTCTGTTTTTTTGAGTACTAGGCTTGTGTTCGTGTATGGTAAATGTGGCTCTCTTTTGAGTGCGGAgaaggtgtttgataaaatgcctcaTAGAACGATTTTTACGTGGAATGCTATGATTGGTGCTTATATTTCAAATGGGGAACCTCTTGGAGCGCTTAGTTTGTATAGAGAGATGCGGGTTCTGGGAGTTCCTCTTGATTCTTGTACTTTTCCTTGTTTGCTGAAAGCTTGTGGTGCGCTTAATAATCTCCATTGTGGTGCTGAAATTCATGGTCTAGCTATCAAATGTGGGTATGATTCTATTATATTTATTGTCAATTCAATTGTTGCTATGTATGCAAAGTGCAGTAATCTTGATGGGGCAAGGCAGCTATTTGATGGTATGACTGAAAAGGAGGATATTGTATCATGGAATTCTATAATTTCAGCATTTGCAGCAAATGGACAATCTGTAGAGGCATTAGGACATTTTAGAGATATGCAGAAGCTGGGTCTTGCCTTGAACACATATACTTTTGTTGCTGCTCTTCAAGCCTGTGAGGATTCATTCTTTGTAAAACTTGGTATGGAGATCCATGCTGCTGTTTTAAAGGCTAGCCATGATGTTGATGTTTATGTAGCTAATGCTTTGATTGCTATGTATGCAAGATGTGGTAAAATGGATGAAGCtgctagaattttttataaaatggaTGATCAGGATTCTATATCGTGGAATACTTTGCTCTCTGGTTTTGTCCAAAATGGTCTATATGAAGAATCTCTAAAGTTCTTCTATGAAATGCAGGATGCTGGTAGAAAACCTGACCAGGTTTCAGTATTAAATGTCATTTTAGCATCTGGTCGATTGGGGAATTTATTGAATGGAATGGAACTTCATGCTTATGCAATAAGAAGTGGATTTGATTCTGATTTGCAGGTTGGGAATACACTAATAGATATGTATGCAAAGTGTAGTAATATAAACTATATGGGCCGTGCTTTTGATAGGATGGCTGATAAAGACTTCATTTCTTGGACAACAATAATTGCTGGATATGCTCAGAGCAAAGCTTATTCAAGGGCCTTAGAATTGTTCTTGAAAGTGCAGATAGAAGGGATGGATGTTGATGAAATGATGATAGCAAGCATCCTGCTGGCTTGTGGCGGGTCAAACAACATTTCCTATGTCAAAGAAATTCATGGTTACATCTTGAGGAGAGGTTTATCTGATCTTGCACTACAGAATTCAATTGTTGATGTATATGGCGAGTGCAAGAACATAGATTATGCAAAGCGAATGTTTGAATCCATTGAATATAAGGATGTTGTGTCTTGGACAAGCATGATGACTTGCTATCTCCATAATGGGCTTCCAAATGAGGCTCTTGAACTTGTCTACTTCATGAAAGAAACTAGTGTTGAACCTGATTCCATTGCACTAATGAGCTTACTCTCTGCAGCTGCTAGTTTATCTGCCttgaagaaaggaaaagaaattcaTGGCTTTCTAATTAGGAAGGGCTTCATCATAGAAGAATCTCTAGCAAACTCTCTTGTTGATATGTATGCCCGGTGTGGAGTTCTGGAGAACTCCTATAAACTGTTCAATTGTATAAGGCATAAAAGTTTAACCCTATGGACAAGTATGATTAATGCTAATGGAATGCATGGCCGAGGCAAGGCAGCTGTTGATTTATTTAATCGGATGAAGGTTGAAAACATTGTCCCCGATCATATTACTTTTTTGGCACTTCTTTATGCATGCAGTCATTCAGGATTTATTGATGAAGGTAGAAGATTTCTAGAAGTTATGCAGTGTGAATATCATTTGGAGCCATGGCCTGAACACTATGCCTGTCTGGTTGATCTTCTTGGGCGTGCCAATCGCTTAGAAGAGGCATACCAATTTGTGAAAACTATGCAGATTCAACCTACTTCTGAAGTTTGGTGTGCTCTCCTTGGGGCTTGCCGGGTTCACTCAAATAAAGAATTAGGACAAATTGCAGCACAGAAGCTCTTAGAATTGGGTCCAGAAAATCCAGGAAACTATGTACTGGTTTCCAATGTCTTTGCTGCAAGTGGAAGATGGAAGGATGTTGAAGAAGTGAGAATGAGAATGAAAGGAAGTGGCTTGAAGAAAAATCCTGGTTGTAGTTGGGTTGAGGTTGATAATAAGGTCCATACATTTGTAGCAAGGGACAAATCTCATCCACAGTCCGATGAGATTTATCATAAACTTGCTCAAATTACTGAAACATTGGAGAGCAAAGGAGGGTATGTGGCTCAAACCAAATATGTACTGCACAATGTAGAGGAAGAGCAGAAAATTCAAATGCTTTATGGGCATAGTGAAAGACTGGCCATAGCTTATGGACTGCTTGGAACTCCTAATGGGACCCCTATTCGAGTCACAAAGAATCTTCGGGTTTGTGGTGATTGCCACACTTTCTGTAAGCTAGTCTCAAAAGTCTTTGAAAGAGGGCTTGTTGTGAGGGATGCCAACAGATTCCATCATTTTGGTAATGGGGTCTGTTCTTGTGGTGACTATTGGTga